One window of the Lytechinus pictus isolate F3 Inbred chromosome 5, Lp3.0, whole genome shotgun sequence genome contains the following:
- the LOC129260139 gene encoding macrophage mannose receptor 1-like, translating to MPRLNIFILSLLALISSSSAYVTCPEDWVRHGFSCYYFRSCDVTWDDGERECLALGGHLVSIDTRAEQTFVENLVAGEKGPFWIGLNDKYREGQWFFTDMRRLRPELGPLWSANEPNNHGDEDCVMFPHGNDKKWNDAKCDLKYSFICEIEHFGCPDGWAEYGDSCYQRIASPKAHQFDAQTHCQTIHPDCSLVKIDDHDEQTFLESFIGGSCADWIGLIGDVNPDANGASAAHHNSGEVLIRDYFFTDGQPMVHDFWKSGEPNFDKNNDRVCTIQKNAVGWNDYGCNQEQSYVCELKKPSF from the exons ATGCCGAGACTGAATATCTTTATTTTGAGCCTTTTGGCGCTCATTAGTTCATCTTCAGCGT ATGTGACATGCCCCGAAGACTGGGTAAGACACGGGTTCTCCTGTTACTACTTCCGGTCATGTGACGTCACGTGGGATGATGGTGAGCGCGAATGTCTTGCTCTTGGCGGCCATCTTGTTTCCATAGACACCAGGGCGGAGCAGACATTTGTTGAAAATCTGGTGGCTGGAGAAAAAGGACCG TTCTGGATCGGTCTAAACGACAAGTATCGCGAGGGGCAGTGGTTCTTCACGGACATGAGGCGACTCCGGCCTGAGCTGGGACCCCTTTGGTCTGCCAACGAACCCAACAATCATGGTGACGAAGATTGCGTCATGTTTCCCCATGGCAACGATAAGAAATGGAACGACGCCAAGTGTGATTTAAAGTACAGCTTCATCTGTGAGATTGAACATTTCG GTTGCCCGGACGGCTGGGCGGAGTACGGCGACTCCTGCTACCAGAGGATCGCATCCCCCAAGGCCCATCAGTTCGATGCCCAGACCCACTGTCAGACCATCCACCCGGACTGCAGCCTGGTCAAGATCGACGACCATGACGAACAGACCTTCCTGGAGTCTTTCATAGGAGGGAGCTGCGCAGACTGGATTGGTCTTATTGGAGAT GTTAACCCAGATGCCAACGGCGCTTCCGCGGCGCACCACAACAGCGGCGAAGTCCTGATTCGCGACTACTTCTTCACCGACGGACAGCCGATGGTGCACGACTTCTGGAAGTCGGGCGAACCCAACTTCGACAAGAACAACGACCGCGTGTGTACCATCCAGAAAAATGCCGTGGGATGGAACGACTACGGGTGCAACCAGGAACAGAGCTACGTCTGTGAGCTGAAGAAACCAAGCTTCTAA